A region of the Callithrix jacchus isolate 240 chromosome 10, calJac240_pri, whole genome shotgun sequence genome:
TTCTTTAACTTCACATTTCATCCTCATTCCTAGCAGTTACCAAGTCATAGAggatttcttttgtctttttttcagagCCATGTCAGGTAGAAGTAAGGCTGCTGCTGTCCTACAACTCCAGTGCTCGCATTCCAAAATGCCCCTGGATGGAGGGTGGTGAGGTATCACCCCAGGTGGAAACCAGCATCGAGGGCACCATTCCCTTCAGCAAGCCTGTAAAAGTTTATATAATGCCCAAACCTGCACGGCGCTGAGGCAAAAGCAGTCTTTCCAACCTTGGCCTAGAGGGCCCTTTCTTTGGTGTCAGAATGAGCCAAACCTGAAGCACTTCACCTGGGATTGATGTGTAGGCCTAAGGAGTATGTGACCCTTACAGTCTCATCTGGTATCAAACACAGGATAAAttgtttttgcattaaaaaataagaaaaccttcAAGTctacttccccttcccctttctgtAATAAAGTTGAGAAGACACCAAGCTGTTCTAGTTCCTGGTCTGTAAAGAAATGTGTGTGGCTGTAGCTTCAGCTTTTATACCACATGCTAACATGGTATTCCACCGGTGTGAAACACAAAGATCCAGCTGCCTCCTGATAACTGGTTATTTGAGCTGTAGTCTTATTTCTTAAAGTGACGGTGTGTTAGGGTACCTCCAAAGCAGCTTAACGGCTGTACTTTTTTTTACCATTGATAAGTTGCTGAAGGACCTTAAACATGCGGTATCTTGCTAAGGAGCCTCTTCCCTAACGCAGGCAGTAGCTGGGCCAAGGACTGACTGAATAGCTGGAGAATGAATCATTTCCATCTTTCACGGCATTTCTTGATCTTGCCTGTCttaggacctttttttttttttttttaaatcaagagtctcacactgttgtctgagctggagtccaatggtacgatctctgctcactgcaacctctgcttcctgggttcaagtgattcttctgcctcagcctcctgagtagctgggattagaggtgccggccaccacgcccgactataTTCTTAAGACCtctatggctttaaaaaaataatgtagaagagctaatattttagaaaagaaatcagGATTGTGGGAAATAGGGATCCAGTgccagaaataaagtcatttcCTGCAGTATCTCTGACACGTTGCTGCATGTGAGTTAAAGTTTTAGGTAGGCGGCTGGgggctgtgactcatgcctgtaatcccagccctttgggattataggaggcaggaggattacttgagccctggagttcaagaccaccctgggcaacatagtgagaccccatctctgttttaaaaaaaagaattccaggtGTGACATAATAACAGTCAGTGCTCCAGAGAGGTTAATCTTTGGCACTGCCTGTACTATGTACTTTACCTGTCATTCaatcttcacaatagccaaatgaGGCTTAGAGACTAAGTCACTGGTGGGAAAACTATAAATAGTAAAGCTTGTATTCATTCACATCCAAGAAGATCCCAAAGGTCTAAGCTATACCACCTCATGGGAAGTATATGGGAAAGGGCCTTTAAATCATCAGCTCTcttagtctcagtttcctcatctgtgaaacagataATTAGACCTCAGTAGTTGTTGAATAGGATGGATTAAATGATTGGTAGAATCTGAACCTGCAGCCAGTCTGGATCATATTTAGCACTTGACAAgcttataaaaataatagcaagataatataattatttatttatttatttaaagacgaggtttcaccatgttggtcaggttggtcttgaactcccgacctcaggtgatccgcccgccttggcttccaaagtgcttggattacaggcgtgagccaccacactggccacgATAATAGAATTAGAGGTGGAGCTAGAATTTAAATTCAAGCATGTTTTGACTTTTGGTTTAATGTACTTATGTGTACCTGGCAGTGTTTTAAGCTCTTTACATGAATTAATTAACTCTCTAagtattgttattttcattttataaacaaggTAGTGAAGTtgagagaaataaataacttgtcctaggtcacacaactagtaaatAACAGATCTGGGatctgaacccaggcagtctatTTCCACGAGGTCATGAGTGCTAAGGAGGAACCAGGGAAAGAAGATTAGCTCCAGGAAGCTGAGTTTTTCTAGTATGCTCACCTGTTTTTGCACCTCTGAAGTGTAATTGTACCACAGCCCTGACATGAACACTTGACGGCAGTTGCTGGGTTGGAGCCTAGACAAAAATATGAAGAACCATGGCTGCTGCCTGAGCCTATCATGCTGTAATTATAGAAAGCCTTCTAAAGGAAGAATATGCTGGTAAGTACCCCTTTTCATAAAAATCCTCCAAGTTAGCCCTCATTTTCCATGTAAGGAAACAGgctttgagatggtgtctcctaAGGGATAAAGCCAGGACTTGATCCTgtcttaaaatgacaaaatgtatTCCTGTTCTGAAgactaagggggaaaaaaaagaaaaatgcaaaatgtagtACTTTTCCACCAAAGGTAGACATGTACTTAGTCTACCTTTGGCTGAGTAtcagagtactttttttttttttgagatggagtttcgctgttgttacccagactggagtgcaatggcacgatctcggctcaccgcaacctctgccttctgggttcaagcaattctcctgcctcagcctcccaagtagctgggattacaggcgcgcaccaccatgcccagctgattttttgtatttttagtagagacggggtttcaccttgttgaccaggatggtctcgatctgttgacctcgtgatccacccacctcggcctcccaaagtgctgggattataggtatgagccaccgcacccggcccagaatacatttttaaagctgtCTAAGACTTAAACAGGCTGCACTAGGGGATGTAGAATTCTCCAGAATAGATGTGTTTGAGCAGAGGTTGAACAAGCTCCTGACAAGTTTGTTGCTAAGGAATTCAAGTATTGTATTGGAGTTGGGCTcaacttttaaaattgcttttaccCTGAATTTTCAGGTTCTGGGGAATAcgataattttagtttttctgtatCTGATTCTGCACTTTTTCACTGAAGTGTAAAAAAAAGTGATCTTTTTATAAAGGCTTGGAAGGGGGCATAAAGGGTACTCCAGTGTGGCACCTTCATTTACAAATGAATACGCAGGCCCAGAGAGACTGAGTTAGTGGCGAAGCTGAGGCGAGAACACAGGCCTCCTGTTTCTTCCCCAGGTGACTTTCATCACAGAGTCTGTTGTTCTTAGTAAGTGGTCTAGCATTCCACTGCTCAGGCCGTTTCACTGGATCACTACTCATGCTAAGTGGTCTAGCATGCACCCAGCAGTCAGAGCCAGAAACCTGTTTGTCACATTGGATTCCTTCCTCATCCCTCATACAAAAGAGGCCATCAAGTCCTTTAGATTCCTCTTCCTTCATGTTTCTTAGTCTTCTTGTTATACTGTTTCTATACTGATACAGCCACTGTCAACCCTCCTCAAGCATGGCATTAGCCTCTGGATGAGCCGATCTGACCACACCAATTCCCCTGCTCAGGCTTTTTCAGTGGATCACTACTCTTCCCAAGATAAAGTCTAAACTCCTGTCCTGAAGGCTCTTCATGCCTCTGTTTCGTCTCCAGCTGCATACTCCCTGTCCCAAACTGTCTCTCTACTATTCCACCTGAACAGAATTCCCTGTAGTGTTTTTCTGTCACCTCtaggcctttgcacctgctgagCCTTGGAATGTGGTCCTCAGACTGTCTCCTATAGttcctttccttccattcttcAGGACTGGGCCTTGTTCTAGAACATATCTGTGTCTCTTATGGGCTTGGAACATTTCCTCTACGTTCCCACAGACTCCAATACTATATTCTTCACACATAGTATAGTATTTATTGATATTGCATTGCAGGTTCACAAACGCAAACTCCTTAAGAAAGGTAGGCaggaaaagtaaaggaataaagtgGCCTACAAGATAATAGGAATTGAATAATCAGAGAGCACATTATCTGTTGGAGAAGGCAGTGCTATTCCATTGTACtcagttattttaatttgtaagtgTTGGCCTCGTCATGTCAGTTCTTCCCATCCTTTCAAAACAGCCAGAAATCTTCATTTTCATGGAAGAATACCCAACTGAAAACACCTTGGTAACTAAAGTAAATGGTAAAATTACTGAGTCAAACAAAACATGTCTCCAGATAGATTTGTGCCAATTTGCAACTTCTATATCCTCACTCTGTGTACATGTCTTATTTCTTCCAACTGATCTGTACCTGGACTGTAAGAATGTCTGTGCTGTATCCCCAGCACAACTCCTGGCACATGCCCAGCAAGGGAAGAATGATTCTGTGAATCCAGAGCAAATATAGAACCATAGCATGCTGCAAAAGCAAGCTTCTGAGATTCAGGTTTCTGAAAGGACTTTATATTTGCTTTGAGATGACTGAACTCAGCAAACACAATTATGGAGAAGAAAGGTACACACCTAGCACATTGCCAACTTCTTGTCTTAACCACTCAGGCTAGACATAAATTAAGAGTAGACAGCTTGAGGGCTGTGCTACCTACAAGCTGACTGAGAGGCTTTAATGATTAAGACACAGGACTAAGTACAGTGTCATGTGGAAAAACAGCTTCTCTTCAAACTCTACTTATTTCCATCATTGACCATGTGCACCGGGTTCAAAAGTAGGGGCTATGTATTAGCAGGttttcttaaaagtttaataATGTCACTGATAGATACTTCTATATCTAAGAAGTTTATACTAAGTTCTCTTTATTGGAGACAACTCACTTAGGAAAAATTACTACACCCACACTGAATTCAACACCCACTGGAGCTGTCCCacatttgaccaaaaaaaaaaggactgcaTCACTAGAGAAACAGTCTGAATTTCATCAAACATCCCTCTTAGCTATACAGAGGGTTGGCTTTATCAGCCGAGGGAACAGATCTAGAAAGTCTGTCATCTGCAGAAAGGGCACCAAGCAGAACCTTCCAAGACTTCAGTGCTGGGTGTCGGGTCTGTGAAGCGCTCACTCTCTGGGCTTCTAGGGAGTAAGGAGGTGTATGCCATAAAAAAGGTGACATAGTGCTAGGTTctaatcctagctctgccacttccttagtaaacttggaaaaaaataaatccctTCACTTTCCACACTGCTTCAGCTTTTCTTGCCAAGCTATATCTTAAGTTGCTGTCCAGTCTATGGATTGGTCCCTGTAGGTCAGAAGCCTAACTATGTAGTCAGGTGGCAGGATCGTGTGAAGCAAAAATAATCTTTCCAGTCCTGCTGCTCCAATGATGGCTGGGGTGGagcaattttatttagttatggCTGTGATAAATACCATACCTAGTAAATGTCTAGGTAAAAGAGCTGCCAAGTAAATGTTTTTTCAGTGAATTAATGAACCTTGCATTTTTAAAGACTCAGCTTAAATATCATCTCCTTAGTGTTATCTTCCTTAGTTTTCATTCCGTCCTAGTAGGATAAATTAGTCTTTTCTTTGTGCCACCACTGGACCTAGTAACTATTGTAATATTAACATTGAATCATTATTGTTTACTTGTCTGTCTCTCATACAACATAATTCCTAAGGGCAGGAATTGTAGCTTTCATCCTTATTCCCCCAGGGCCCAATAAGTGGTCATAAGAAAATTAGTAATAGGCTGTCTGTGAATGGATATGAAAGAGAATTACTGAACAAATGAGTGAGATAGTTCCTTTGGGCTCCAACATTCTATGACTCTATGAAATAATAAGCTGCTATATTAAGAATCATAAAATGAAACTAGTTGGCTTTACAGAGTATCCCCATTGATAGAAAGATAAGGACAACAGTGGTTTAATGTATTGAGTctttactacatgccaggcagtgAGTTAATACTGAATACTTTCTATGACGTGCCTCATTTAATACCTACAATGACTCCAGGTACTGCTAATGTTATCCTGATCTGACAGATGAGAACAGTGAAACTGAGAAATTAAACAAATACCCAACCAGTGAGTGGCAGTGAGCTACAGTTCAAAGTCAAGGCTATTTAAACCAAAGCTCatagttctttaaaaagaaacaaaaatttaaaataaggtgATGCTGATAAATTGTAGTTCTCTCAGTCTATTCTAAGGCTTTACAAAGCCCACCTAAGAATTTAATAGAACAAAGACTATCTGAGCCAGTAGGAACCTTTAAAAGgcatctaggccgggcgcggtggctcaagcctgtaatcccagcactttgggaggctgaggcgggtggatcacgaggtcaagagattgagaacatcctggtcaacatggtgaaaccccgtctctactaaaaatacaaaaaaattagctgggcatggtagcgcgtgcctgtaatcctagctactcgggaggctaaggcaggagaattgcctgaacccaggaaatagaggttgcgatgagccgagatcgcgccattgcactccagcctgggtaaccagagcgaaactccatctcaaaaaaaaaaaaaaaggcatctagTCCAGCCccaacattttatatttgattttttttttttgagatggagtctcacactgtcacccaggttggagtgcaatggctccatctcagctcaccgcaacttctccctcctgggttcaagtgctcctgctgctttagcctcctaagtagctgggattataggcacgcaccaccactctcagctactttttgtagttttaatagagatggggtttcaccatgttggctaggttggtccgcccactttggcctcccgccaaagtgctgggattacaggtgtgagccacagtgacaACCTGGCCTACAGTTAAAATTTGAAGCTCTAGTCTCAAGGTTCATTAGTAAAACAGCCTGTCTAGAACCAACTCCCAGTGCATACTCCTTCTACTGTTTCTGTTACTCAAATGTTCCCTAAGTTCATTCACTACAATATTAAACTTctgtctcctctttttttcttttagcacccCCAAGGATAGGGACCTTGTCTTGGTCATCCCTGCATCTATGAGCAGGTGTCCAAAAATGCTTAGGGGAGGCTGGTTTGGAGAATGGTAAGTCATAGTCACAGGCAGAGGTGGTTAGTGATTTATTCGCCTCTTAAGGCCTCATCAGCAGGTGGAATGGAAGACACCTCCCACCCTGACCCCTTGGGCAACCAAGGCATTATACTCCTTCACTGCCTGCTCTGTCTGGAGGACCCGCACATCAATGCCATGTTTCTTGAGGTACTCCACAGTTGATGAAGGAAcctgggaaggaggaaaagagatgaGTAAGTAGGGGGAAAGAAAGCCTCCAGGGCTTCCTTTCCTGCCGTCAGGCAAGTGTACTCTACAGAATTAGACAGTGACAACTATCACTTCATGATCACTCAGTGTATCACCAATCGAAAATTTGGCGGTGAACCCCAGTGAGACAAAGAGGCCTCTTTGACAGAGGTAGCATGATACCCATGCATAAAGCTCAAgtgaaatggaaatgaaagaacATGGAATTTGCAGTTAGCCTTGGATTTATGTCCTTACTAGCACTGTAACCTTGGGTAAGTTAAATTCTCTGAGTCTTTGTTTACATGTCTGTAACTTAGGGATATTAACACCTAGCTCACAGGGTTGGTATGACAACTAGCTGAGCTAAGGATATGTGAAACATCTACCTTGGTGTACAAACACcataaatgttaaatgtttgaGTTAGAATAAACTGAGTCTAAATTTCTTCTTTGCCATATATTAACCAAGAAACGTTAGGCTAGCTCTTTAAAGTGTCCAAGCCCCAATTTCTTCCCCTGTAAAATAGGTATAATAGTGCTTACATCACAGAGTTGGTGTGAGTATGAAATTGACTCATGTATGTACACTGTAGCAAATGTTTCTTGACCACCCCATAGTAGCCCTGCATAAGTCACCATTTTTGTCACTGCATTTATTATTATCTAAAGTAGTCTAGTTTTTTTTATCATCCATGAGAGGCATGAACCTTGTTTGTCTTATTGCACTGTCCCCAGTGCCTAGAAGAGTGCCTTACCCAtagaaaatgcttaataaatatttgtaaatgaattTATATAAAAGATATTCTTAATAGTGGCAACTGTtattagatgattttttttcaattctggcttgtcctgaatatttttttagaatagattttaattagactctgtctcagaaagaactcaagtgaagtattttttaatatgccctatattttctatatatttgagaTTTATAACAGTAGCCTTTCAGATAGGAATTAttgtaatggggaaaaaaaaactagtttaaattttaaaaatataaatatgccaggcatggtgcctcaagcctttaatcccagcacttcaggaggccaagatgggaggattgcttgagccctacTGATGAAGGTGCCCTACTGATGAAGGTGCCCTACTGATGAAGGTGCCCTATATATATAAAGTCCTAGATATAATAGGCACCTTTATCAGTAAGGAACAGGATTGTAGGACATCGTAAAGCAAAGAATGAAGTAGTCTTCTGTGTGGAAGACTATCCATAATATAGTAATATAAGTGGGGGGAGAGGTTACAGAATACATATAGCATTGACCTATTTATGTAAAATGGTTATGAGTATATAAACGTATATCTATGTGTGTAAGTGTGTACATATTTGCAGATGCATTCAGAGAAGACTGGAGAAATATACACCAAATTGGAACATTGGAAAGGGAATCTCACTTTTTTACTTCTACATTTcttcattgaatttttaaatcttttacaaTGAGCATGTGttatttctgtaagaaaattaaaaaataggccagatgtggtagctcacacctgtagtcctagcactttgggagactgaggcgggagatcatttgagctcaggagttcaagaccagcctgggcaacacagtgagaccccatctatattttttaaaaatgaaaaaaaaaattaattattttctgaaggggaaaacaacataaatgtgtccaagaaaagaaaaattagaaatactataaaatatactATGAGGATATGAAGTAGTATTAAAACATAAAGAACCAAATAGTGATACTTACAGAACTTGAGAGATTCATAGGTTGAGGCAtttctgagaaacagaaaaaatatagatggggtctcactgtgttgcccaggctggtcttgaactcctgagctcaaatgatctcccacctcagtctcccaaagtgctaggactacaggtgtgagctaccacatctggcctattttttaattttcttacagaaataaCACATGCTCAttgtaaaagatttaaaaattcaatgaagAAATGTAGAAGTAAAAAAGTCTCAGTGTTAGGTAGACTAGAGACCCCAATGCTGATGAGGCAGAGGAATGTATGCAGCCATTGGTATCCTGGGTCAGCAAAATGAGGATACACGATATACAGAGATGACCACCCAAGAAGGACAAATCTGTAAGACAAAGGTCCAAGAGATCCCCACCCGTCTTCAGGAATGCTGTGCATACCAACACCTACCTTCAAGGCCTCACTCATCCCTCGGCCAATCACAAGAGTCTGTATACCTTTCTCAACAACTTCCTTCACATCTGCAGGCTGCACTCCAGGAGAATGCTGGATGCGGAAAGAGAAAGTAGACAGGTACATGCTCTCAGTCTTTCATTACAATAGATATTCTTgtgggattcattcattcaagaaatgtgTACTGAGGTTCACTTTGTGCCAAGCATCACACATATACTCTTTaaggcacttcaggaggctgatgaggtaggatcccttgaacctaggaattcaagaccaacttggataacatggggagaccgtgtctctacaaaaaattaaaaattagctgggtgtggtggctcatgcctgtagtcccagctac
Encoded here:
- the AAMDC gene encoding mth938 domain-containing protein isoform X1, translating into MTSPEIASLSWGQMKVQGSNTTYKDCKVWPGGSRTWDWRETGTEHSPGVQPADVKEVVEKGIQTLVIGRGMSEALKVPSSTVEYLKKHGIDVRVLQTEQAVKEYNALVAQGVRVGGVFHSTC